In the genome of Cryptosporangium aurantiacum, the window GATCGTGGTCGAGCAGAAGAAGGTCCGGGTCACCGACCCCACGCCGGTGGACGAGCCGGTCGCCGAAGCAGTGCTGGACCGGCTCCGGGCCGCCTCGAAGCCGCGCGACCCACGGAGCTGGCTCACCACGCTGAGCCGGGGTCTGCGGGAGAAGATCCTCGACCGCCTGGTGGAGACCGGCGTCGTGGAGCGGGAGGAGAGCAAGGTCCTCGGGCTGTTCCGGGTGGTGCGGTACCCGGCGCTGAACCCCGCGCCGGAAACCGCAGCGCACGGTCGGCTCGACGCCGCGGTCCGGCACGGCGACCTGTCGGGTCGGCACACCGTCGCGCTGGCCTCGCTGGTGCGCGCCGTCGACCTCGGGCCGAAGCTGTTCCCCGACCTGCCCGCCAAGGAGGTTAAGTCCCGGCTGGACGAGATCTCCGAGGGTGAGTGGGCCGGAAAGGCGGTCAAGGAGGCGATCGCGGCGATCGGGGTGGCGCTCACCGCCGCGACGTCGGCCGCGGTCGCCGCGACGATCACGACATCGGTGAGCTGACCGGACACCGAGTCGGGAGGCGGACACTCGGGCCGACGACGGTCACCAGGCGCTTTACGCTCCCGTTGCGATGATCAGGTTGAGCGTGCTCGGCCCCGTCCGCGCGCAGGTCGCAGGCACGACCGTCGACCTCGGGGGTCCCCGCCAGCGTGCGGTGCTCGCGCGACTCGTGAGCGCGAGCGGGCAGGTCGTCTCGACCGAACGATTCATCGACGATCTGTGGTGCGGCGAACCACCGCCGAAAGCCCTGGCCGCCCTCCAGGTCTACGTTTCGCAGCTGCGCAAGATCCTGGAGCCGGACCGGCCTCCGCGCGCTCCGGCCAACACGCTGGTGACCGCTCCTCCCGGCTACCTGCTCCAGCTGCCCCGGGACGCCGTGGACGCCTGGCGGTTCGCGGACCTGATCGAACGGGCCGCAGCGGAACCGCAGCCGGACCGCGCGATCGAACTCTACGAACGCGCGGCCGCCGAGTGGCAGGGTGCGGCCTACGCCGAGTTCGCCGACGAGCCGTGGGCGGCGCCGGAGGTCGAGCAGCTCGAGGAACTCCGCCGGGTCGCGGTCGAACGACGCGCCGACGCGTTGCTGCGCACCGGCCGGTCAGCCGACGCGGTGGCCGCACTCGATCCGCTGGTGCGCGCGTATCCGCTCCGCGAAGAGTCGACGCGGCTGCTGGCCCTCGCCCTGTACCGCGCCGGGCGTCAGGCGGACGCGCTGACCACGCTCCGAGCCGCGCGGACGCGGTTGGCCGAGGACCTCGGCGTCGACCCGAGCCCGCCGCTGCGCGCGTTGGAGGTGGCGCTGCTCCGGCAGGACCCGGAGTTGGACGTGCCCGCGCCCGAGCGAGTCGAGCGTCCCCGGAGCGCGGTAGCGCCCCCACCGCGGCGCGACACGCTGGTCGGTCGCGAGCGGGAACTGGCCGTCGTCACCGACGCGGCAACGATCGCCGCCCGCGGGTCGCTGCGCGTCGTCTGGATCGGCGGCGAGGCCGGCGCCGGCAAGTCCACACTGGTCGCCGCGGCGTCCGAACGACTGGCCGCGAACGGTTGGGTGGTGGCCCACGGACGCTGTCCGGAGTTGGACGGCGCTCCCCCGGCCTGGGCGTGGAGCGAGGTCGTCCAGTGCCTCGCCGACGAACTCCCGGACGATCTGCGCCGGCGCCTGGAACCGCTGCTCCGACAGGAGGCCGAGCCGTCCACCGACGCGGCGCTGCCCCGGTTCTGGCTCGCCCGCGCGTTGGCCGACCTGCTGCGGCTCCGCAGCGACCGCGCTCCGCTCGCGGTCGTCCTCGACGACGTGCACCGCGCCGACGGTGAGACGCTGCAACTCCTCCGGCAGATCGCCGCCGACCTCACCGACCGTCCGATCCTGCTCGTCGCGACGTACCGCACGGTCGAGATCACC includes:
- a CDS encoding GOLPH3/VPS74 family protein produces the protein MTVLPLPDELLLLAYDDAAGKPLISTTTLDLGLAAAVLVELALAGRIVVEQKKVRVTDPTPVDEPVAEAVLDRLRAASKPRDPRSWLTTLSRGLREKILDRLVETGVVEREESKVLGLFRVVRYPALNPAPETAAHGRLDAAVRHGDLSGRHTVALASLVRAVDLGPKLFPDLPAKEVKSRLDEISEGEWAGKAVKEAIAAIGVALTAATSAAVAATITTSVS